A window from Vidua macroura isolate BioBank_ID:100142 chromosome 20, ASM2450914v1, whole genome shotgun sequence encodes these proteins:
- the INTS2 gene encoding integrator complex subunit 2 isoform X2: MSECSALQFVSPYAFEAMQKVDVVRLAALSDPELRLLLPCLVRMALCAPADQSQSWAQDKKLILRLLSGVEAVNSIVALLSVDFHALEQDASKEQQLRHKLGGGSGESILVSQLQHGLTLEFEHSDSPRRLRLVLSELLAIMNKVSESNGEFFLKSSELFESPVYLEEAADVLCILQAELPSLLPIVDVAEALLHVKNGAWFLCLLVANVPDSFNEVCRGLIKNGERQDEESVGGRRRTEALRHLCKMNPSQALRVRGMVVEECHLPGLGVALTLDHTKNESSDDGVSDLVCFVSGLLLGTNAKVRTWFGTFIRNGQQMRRQLLLELMGILPTVRSTHIVEETDADTEPNVSVYSGLKEEHVVKASALLRLYCALMGIAGLKPTDEEAEQLLQLMTSRPPATPAGVRFVSLSFCMLLAFSTLVSTPEQEQLMVMWLSWMIKEEAYFESISGVSASFGEMLLLVAMYFHSNQLSAIIDLVCSTLGMKIVIKPSSLSRMKTIFTQEIFTEQVVTAHAVRVPVTGNLSANITGFLPIHCIYQLLKSRSFTKHKVSIKDWIYRQLCETTTPLHPQLLPLIDVYINSILTPASKSNPEATNQPVTEQEILNVFQGLSGGENTRSTQRFSITTQLLVLYYVLSYEEALLANTKILAAMQRKPKSYSSALMDQIPIKYLIRQAQGLQQELGGLHSALLRLLATNYPHLCIVDDWICEEQITGTDALLRRMLLTNMAKNHSPKQLQEAFSMLPGNHTQLMQILEHLTLLSAGELIPYAEVLTSNMNLLLEAGVPRGILQAVNKLWMVLNTVMPRRLWVMTVNALQPSAKIVRQQKYTQNDLMIDPLIVLRCDQRVHRSPPLMDIILHMLNGYLLASKAYLNAHLKETAEQDMRPSQNNAMGPEAPEVTREELKNALLAAQDSAAVQILLEICLPTEEEKGQSSSAHGVLRDVQSPQSPQGTEAEEEEEEEEEEQSLLCNLREVQCLICCLLHQMYIADPNIVKLVHFQGYPCELLALTVAGIPSMHICLDFIPELIAQPELEKQIFAIQLLSYLCIQYALPKSLSVARLAINVMGTLLTVLTQSKRYTFFMPTLPCLVSFCQAFPPLYEDIMSLLIQIGQVCASDVATQTRDFDPIITRLQQLKEKPHDFSGLCKDSSSKSCSRDTARPDPDVQLCQCVENTIIEIINMSVSGI; this comes from the exons ATGTCCGAGTGCTCGGCGCTGCAGTTCGTCAGCCCCTACGCCTTCGAGGCGATGCAGAAGGTGGACGTGGTGCGCCTGGCCGCGCTGAGCGACCCCGagctgcggctgctgctgccctgcctaGTGCGCATGGCGCTGTGCGCGCCCGCCGaccagagccagagctgggcgCAGGACAAGAAGCTGATCCTGCGGCTGCTCTCGGGGGTCGAGGCGGTCAATTCCATCGTGGCGCTGCTGTCCGTGGACTTCCACGCGCTGGAGCAGGACgccagcaaggagcagcagctccg GCACAAGCTGGGAGGTGGCAGCGGAGAAAGCATCTTGGTGTCACAGCTGCAGCACGGGCTGACGCTGGAATTTGAGCACAGTGACTCTCCTCGGCGGCTCCGGCTGGTGCTGAGCGAGTTGCTGGCCATTATGAACAAG GTGTCAGAATCAAATGGTGAGTTTTTCCTCAAATCTTCTGAGCTCTTCGAGAGTCCTGTTTacctggaggaggcagcagatgttctctgcattttgcaagcag AGCTGCCATCACTGTTGCCAATAGTGGATGTGGCTGAAGCTCTGCTGCACGTTAAGAATGGAGCCTGGTTCCTCTGCCTGCTGGTGGCCAATGTCCCTGACAGCTTCAACGAGG TGTGCAGAGGTTTGATTAAGAACGGCGAGCGGCAGGATGAGGAGAGCGTCGGAGGCCGGCGCAGGACCGAAGCTCTTCGGCACCTGTGCAAGATGAACCCTTCCCAAGCCCTGAGGGTCCGGGGCATGGTG GTGGAGGAGTGTCACCTGCCAGGTCTTGGTGTGGCTTTGACCTTGGATCACACCAAGAACGAATCCTCAGATGACGGAGTGAGTGATCTGGTGTGTTTTGTGAGTGGTTTGCTGCTTGGAACAAATGCAAAGGTTCGGACGTGGTTTGGAACTTTCATCCGAAATGGACAACAG atgaggaggcagctgctgctggagctcatgGGGATCCTGCCCACGGTGCGCAGCACCCACATTGTGGAGGAGACCGATGCTGACACGGAGCCCAACGTGTCCGTGTACTCGGGGCTGAAGGAGGAGCATGTGGTGAAGGCCAGCGCCCTGCTGCGGCTCTACTGTGCTCTCATGGGCATTGCTGGCCTCAA GCCCACGGATGAGgaagctgagcagctcctgcagctgatgACGAGCCGCCCTCCTGCGACCCCGGCCGGTGTCCGCTTCGTGTCCCTGTCCTTCTGCATGCTCCTGGCCTTCTCCACTCTGGTCAG CACCCCAGAACAGGAGCAACTCATGGTGATGTGGCTCAGTTGGATGATAAAGGAAGAAGCCTACTTTGAAAG CATTTCTGGTGTGTCTGCTTCCTTTGGAGAGATGCTCCTCTTGGTAGCCATGTATTTCCACAGCAACCAGCTCAGTGCCATCATTGATTTGGTCTGCTCCACCTTGGGGATGAAG ATTGTTATTAAGCCCAGCTCACTGAGCAGAATGAAGACAATCTTCACACAGGAGATTTTCACTGAACAG GTGGTTACAGCCCACGCTGTCCGTGTGCCTGTGACAGGCAACCTCAGTGCCAACATCACTGGCTTTTTACCTATTCACTGCATTTACCAGCTCTTAAAGAGTCGTTCCTTCACCAAGCACAAAGTATCCATTAAG GACTGGATCTATCGGCAGCTCTGTGAAACCACCACGCCGCTGcaccctcagctgctgcccctcATTGATGTCTACATTAACTCCATCCTCACTCCTGCATCTAAATCCAACCCAGAGGCCACCAACCAGCCTGTCACAGAGCAGGAGATCCTGAATGTTTTCCAAGGACTCTCTGGG GGAGAAAACACTCGTTCCACCCAGCGCTTCAGCATCACCACACAACTGCTCGTCCTCTACTATGTCCTGTCCTATGAAGAGGCACTGCTGGCCAACACAAAGATTCTAG CTGCAATGCAGAGAAAACCCAAGTCCTACTCTTCAGCACTGATGGATCAGATTCCAATCAAGTACCTCATCCGGcaggcacaggggctgcagcaggaactgGGAG gGTTGcactctgccctgctgaggctcCTGGCCACCAACTACCCCCACCTGTGCATCGTGGACGATTGGATCTGCGAGGAGCAGATCACCGGCACCGACGCCCTGCTCAGGAGGATGCTCCTCACCAACATGGCCAAGAACCACTCTCCCAAACAGCTCCAAGAAG CCTTTTCCATGCTGCCTGGAAATCACACCCAGCTGATGCAGATCCTGGAACATTTGACCCTTCTCTCAGCTGGAGAATTGATCCCCTATGCGGAGGTGTTGACCTCAAACATGAATCTTTTGCTGGAAGCTGGAGTCCCTCGGGGAATTCTGCAGGCTGTCAATAAACTCTGGATGGTTCTGAACACTGTCATGCCCAGGAG GTTGTGGGTGATGACTGTTAATGCCCTGCAGCCTTCAGCAAAAATAGTGCGCCAGCAGAAATACACTCAGAATGATCTGATGATTGATCCCCTGATTGTACTGAGGTGTGACCAGAGAGTGCACAG GAGTCCTCCTCTGATGGATATCATTTTGCACATGTTGAATGGATATCTTCTTGCTTCCAAAGCTTACCTTAATGCTCACCTGAAggaaacagcagagcaggacatgAGGCCATCCCAAAACAATGCAATGGGTCCAGAGGCCCCAGAAGTTACAAGGGAAGAGttaaaaaatgctttgcttGCTGCTCAG gacagtgctgctgtgcagatCCTTCTGGAGATCTGCTTGCCTACAGAAGAGGAGAAgggccagagcagcagtgcccatggtgTGCTGAGGGATGTGCAGAGCCCCCAGAGCCCGCAGGGCACTGAggccgaggaggaggaggaggaagaggaggaggagcagagttTGCTGTGCAACCTGCGGGAGGTGCAGTGCCtcatctgctgcctgctgcaccAGATGTACATTGCTGACCCCAACATCGTCAAACTCGTGCATTTCCAg GGTTATCCATGTGAACTTCTGGCACTGACAGTGGCTGGGATCCCATCCATGCACATCTGTCTGGATTTCATTCCTGAGCTCATTGCCCAGCCTGAACTGGAAAAACAG ATCTTTGCCATCCAGTTGCTCTCCTACCTGTGTATCCAGTATGCCCTGCCCAAATCCCTCAGCGTGGCTCGTTTGGCCATCAACGTCATGGGGACCCTGCTCACAG TTCTGACCCAGTCCAAGCGTTACACGTTTTTCatgcccaccctgccctgcctggtgtCCTTCTGCCAAGCCTTTCCTCCCCTCTATGAGGACATCATGTCCCTGCTGATCCAAATTGGACAAGTTTGTGCCTCTGATGTTGCTACACAGACTCGAGACTTCGACCCCATCATCACCC gtctccagcagctgaaggagaagcCACACGATTTCTCAGGGCTCTGTAAAGATTCCTCCAGCAAaagctgctccagggacacTGCAAGGCCAGACCCTGATGTTCAGCTGTGCCAGTGTGTGGAAAACACCATCATCGAAATAATTAACATGAGTGTCAGTGgaatttag
- the INTS2 gene encoding integrator complex subunit 2 isoform X1: MSECSALQFVSPYAFEAMQKVDVVRLAALSDPELRLLLPCLVRMALCAPADQSQSWAQDKKLILRLLSGVEAVNSIVALLSVDFHALEQDASKEQQLRHKLGGGSGESILVSQLQHGLTLEFEHSDSPRRLRLVLSELLAIMNKVSESNGEFFLKSSELFESPVYLEEAADVLCILQAELPSLLPIVDVAEALLHVKNGAWFLCLLVANVPDSFNEVCRGLIKNGERQDEESVGGRRRTEALRHLCKMNPSQALRVRGMVVEECHLPGLGVALTLDHTKNESSDDGVSDLVCFVSGLLLGTNAKVRTWFGTFIRNGQQRKRDNISSVLWQMRRQLLLELMGILPTVRSTHIVEETDADTEPNVSVYSGLKEEHVVKASALLRLYCALMGIAGLKPTDEEAEQLLQLMTSRPPATPAGVRFVSLSFCMLLAFSTLVSTPEQEQLMVMWLSWMIKEEAYFESISGVSASFGEMLLLVAMYFHSNQLSAIIDLVCSTLGMKIVIKPSSLSRMKTIFTQEIFTEQVVTAHAVRVPVTGNLSANITGFLPIHCIYQLLKSRSFTKHKVSIKDWIYRQLCETTTPLHPQLLPLIDVYINSILTPASKSNPEATNQPVTEQEILNVFQGLSGGENTRSTQRFSITTQLLVLYYVLSYEEALLANTKILAAMQRKPKSYSSALMDQIPIKYLIRQAQGLQQELGGLHSALLRLLATNYPHLCIVDDWICEEQITGTDALLRRMLLTNMAKNHSPKQLQEAFSMLPGNHTQLMQILEHLTLLSAGELIPYAEVLTSNMNLLLEAGVPRGILQAVNKLWMVLNTVMPRRLWVMTVNALQPSAKIVRQQKYTQNDLMIDPLIVLRCDQRVHRSPPLMDIILHMLNGYLLASKAYLNAHLKETAEQDMRPSQNNAMGPEAPEVTREELKNALLAAQDSAAVQILLEICLPTEEEKGQSSSAHGVLRDVQSPQSPQGTEAEEEEEEEEEEQSLLCNLREVQCLICCLLHQMYIADPNIVKLVHFQGYPCELLALTVAGIPSMHICLDFIPELIAQPELEKQIFAIQLLSYLCIQYALPKSLSVARLAINVMGTLLTVLTQSKRYTFFMPTLPCLVSFCQAFPPLYEDIMSLLIQIGQVCASDVATQTRDFDPIITRLQQLKEKPHDFSGLCKDSSSKSCSRDTARPDPDVQLCQCVENTIIEIINMSVSGI; the protein is encoded by the exons ATGTCCGAGTGCTCGGCGCTGCAGTTCGTCAGCCCCTACGCCTTCGAGGCGATGCAGAAGGTGGACGTGGTGCGCCTGGCCGCGCTGAGCGACCCCGagctgcggctgctgctgccctgcctaGTGCGCATGGCGCTGTGCGCGCCCGCCGaccagagccagagctgggcgCAGGACAAGAAGCTGATCCTGCGGCTGCTCTCGGGGGTCGAGGCGGTCAATTCCATCGTGGCGCTGCTGTCCGTGGACTTCCACGCGCTGGAGCAGGACgccagcaaggagcagcagctccg GCACAAGCTGGGAGGTGGCAGCGGAGAAAGCATCTTGGTGTCACAGCTGCAGCACGGGCTGACGCTGGAATTTGAGCACAGTGACTCTCCTCGGCGGCTCCGGCTGGTGCTGAGCGAGTTGCTGGCCATTATGAACAAG GTGTCAGAATCAAATGGTGAGTTTTTCCTCAAATCTTCTGAGCTCTTCGAGAGTCCTGTTTacctggaggaggcagcagatgttctctgcattttgcaagcag AGCTGCCATCACTGTTGCCAATAGTGGATGTGGCTGAAGCTCTGCTGCACGTTAAGAATGGAGCCTGGTTCCTCTGCCTGCTGGTGGCCAATGTCCCTGACAGCTTCAACGAGG TGTGCAGAGGTTTGATTAAGAACGGCGAGCGGCAGGATGAGGAGAGCGTCGGAGGCCGGCGCAGGACCGAAGCTCTTCGGCACCTGTGCAAGATGAACCCTTCCCAAGCCCTGAGGGTCCGGGGCATGGTG GTGGAGGAGTGTCACCTGCCAGGTCTTGGTGTGGCTTTGACCTTGGATCACACCAAGAACGAATCCTCAGATGACGGAGTGAGTGATCTGGTGTGTTTTGTGAGTGGTTTGCTGCTTGGAACAAATGCAAAGGTTCGGACGTGGTTTGGAACTTTCATCCGAAATGGACAACAG agaaaaagagataacatcagctctgtgctgtggcagatgaggaggcagctgctgctggagctcatgGGGATCCTGCCCACGGTGCGCAGCACCCACATTGTGGAGGAGACCGATGCTGACACGGAGCCCAACGTGTCCGTGTACTCGGGGCTGAAGGAGGAGCATGTGGTGAAGGCCAGCGCCCTGCTGCGGCTCTACTGTGCTCTCATGGGCATTGCTGGCCTCAA GCCCACGGATGAGgaagctgagcagctcctgcagctgatgACGAGCCGCCCTCCTGCGACCCCGGCCGGTGTCCGCTTCGTGTCCCTGTCCTTCTGCATGCTCCTGGCCTTCTCCACTCTGGTCAG CACCCCAGAACAGGAGCAACTCATGGTGATGTGGCTCAGTTGGATGATAAAGGAAGAAGCCTACTTTGAAAG CATTTCTGGTGTGTCTGCTTCCTTTGGAGAGATGCTCCTCTTGGTAGCCATGTATTTCCACAGCAACCAGCTCAGTGCCATCATTGATTTGGTCTGCTCCACCTTGGGGATGAAG ATTGTTATTAAGCCCAGCTCACTGAGCAGAATGAAGACAATCTTCACACAGGAGATTTTCACTGAACAG GTGGTTACAGCCCACGCTGTCCGTGTGCCTGTGACAGGCAACCTCAGTGCCAACATCACTGGCTTTTTACCTATTCACTGCATTTACCAGCTCTTAAAGAGTCGTTCCTTCACCAAGCACAAAGTATCCATTAAG GACTGGATCTATCGGCAGCTCTGTGAAACCACCACGCCGCTGcaccctcagctgctgcccctcATTGATGTCTACATTAACTCCATCCTCACTCCTGCATCTAAATCCAACCCAGAGGCCACCAACCAGCCTGTCACAGAGCAGGAGATCCTGAATGTTTTCCAAGGACTCTCTGGG GGAGAAAACACTCGTTCCACCCAGCGCTTCAGCATCACCACACAACTGCTCGTCCTCTACTATGTCCTGTCCTATGAAGAGGCACTGCTGGCCAACACAAAGATTCTAG CTGCAATGCAGAGAAAACCCAAGTCCTACTCTTCAGCACTGATGGATCAGATTCCAATCAAGTACCTCATCCGGcaggcacaggggctgcagcaggaactgGGAG gGTTGcactctgccctgctgaggctcCTGGCCACCAACTACCCCCACCTGTGCATCGTGGACGATTGGATCTGCGAGGAGCAGATCACCGGCACCGACGCCCTGCTCAGGAGGATGCTCCTCACCAACATGGCCAAGAACCACTCTCCCAAACAGCTCCAAGAAG CCTTTTCCATGCTGCCTGGAAATCACACCCAGCTGATGCAGATCCTGGAACATTTGACCCTTCTCTCAGCTGGAGAATTGATCCCCTATGCGGAGGTGTTGACCTCAAACATGAATCTTTTGCTGGAAGCTGGAGTCCCTCGGGGAATTCTGCAGGCTGTCAATAAACTCTGGATGGTTCTGAACACTGTCATGCCCAGGAG GTTGTGGGTGATGACTGTTAATGCCCTGCAGCCTTCAGCAAAAATAGTGCGCCAGCAGAAATACACTCAGAATGATCTGATGATTGATCCCCTGATTGTACTGAGGTGTGACCAGAGAGTGCACAG GAGTCCTCCTCTGATGGATATCATTTTGCACATGTTGAATGGATATCTTCTTGCTTCCAAAGCTTACCTTAATGCTCACCTGAAggaaacagcagagcaggacatgAGGCCATCCCAAAACAATGCAATGGGTCCAGAGGCCCCAGAAGTTACAAGGGAAGAGttaaaaaatgctttgcttGCTGCTCAG gacagtgctgctgtgcagatCCTTCTGGAGATCTGCTTGCCTACAGAAGAGGAGAAgggccagagcagcagtgcccatggtgTGCTGAGGGATGTGCAGAGCCCCCAGAGCCCGCAGGGCACTGAggccgaggaggaggaggaggaagaggaggaggagcagagttTGCTGTGCAACCTGCGGGAGGTGCAGTGCCtcatctgctgcctgctgcaccAGATGTACATTGCTGACCCCAACATCGTCAAACTCGTGCATTTCCAg GGTTATCCATGTGAACTTCTGGCACTGACAGTGGCTGGGATCCCATCCATGCACATCTGTCTGGATTTCATTCCTGAGCTCATTGCCCAGCCTGAACTGGAAAAACAG ATCTTTGCCATCCAGTTGCTCTCCTACCTGTGTATCCAGTATGCCCTGCCCAAATCCCTCAGCGTGGCTCGTTTGGCCATCAACGTCATGGGGACCCTGCTCACAG TTCTGACCCAGTCCAAGCGTTACACGTTTTTCatgcccaccctgccctgcctggtgtCCTTCTGCCAAGCCTTTCCTCCCCTCTATGAGGACATCATGTCCCTGCTGATCCAAATTGGACAAGTTTGTGCCTCTGATGTTGCTACACAGACTCGAGACTTCGACCCCATCATCACCC gtctccagcagctgaaggagaagcCACACGATTTCTCAGGGCTCTGTAAAGATTCCTCCAGCAAaagctgctccagggacacTGCAAGGCCAGACCCTGATGTTCAGCTGTGCCAGTGTGTGGAAAACACCATCATCGAAATAATTAACATGAGTGTCAGTGgaatttag